The stretch of DNA TAGAAATTGTTTATTATGCGCACCATACTCCTCTAATAAATCATTAAATAAATGTATTGATCTCACTCTTGACCAAAACATTTTTTCATCTCTAACATTAGTGATTGATGGTTTTTCATCACTTTCACGTAATTTATTATAATATCCAAAATAATCTAAAAAAACAACTTTTTTAGCATGAAAAAATGAGTTTAATGAAAAATAACCATCTTCACCAAGTTCTTTATGACATTTAATATCGTTACTTATAACAAATTCTTTATTATATATGGCAGCACACATACCGCCCCTATAATATTTATAATATTCTTTAATATTCTCCCCATTTTCAAAAGTAAATTCCTGTGTTTCACTTAAACATTGATGAGACGTTTTTGAAGTTTTATCGCCTGCTACCCATGTCCAATTAGAATATACAAAATCAGCATTTGTTTCAACAATTTTATTGTAGAATACTTCACAAGCATCTTTTTCATATTCATCATCAGCATCCATAAACATTAAATATTTAGAAGAAGCGTTTTTTATTCCAATGTTCCTAGGAATGCCTGCACCGCCATTATTTTTATCTAAAAAAATTCCTTTAACATTAGGATATCTTTTTTCATAATCGTTTATTACGTCTCTAGTATTGTCAGTAGAACAATCATCAACAACAATTAACTCAATATTTTCAAAACCAATTGTTTGATTAATAACTGAATTGATTGCATCGCTTATACAATCATCACTATTAAACACTGGAATAATCATTGTTAAATAATACATAATACACCTTTTATATCATTATTTATTTTATATTTGTCTTATGAATAATTTATTTTTTTCTATTAGAAAGAATTCTTAAAAATTTAGATTTAAGTTTTTGATAATTTATCAGATTTTTGTTCATAAATTATGTTAAAAACCATACGAAAATCAAAACATGCTCAAAAATAATAGTATAATGATAATGGAATTAATTAAATAACTGTTTCCCTAAAAATCTTTAGATTTAAGAATGACTATGAAACCATTATATAAAATAAAAATAAATATTAAAATTGATACTATTTTTAAAAGAGGATTACATGAGTCAAGTACAAACAATATTCAAAAATATGAGTTGGTTGCTAATTTCACAAATTATTGCAAGTATTTGTGGTTTTATTTGGACAATTTTGATGGCAAGATACTTGGGAGTTAGTAATTATGGTATTTTTGGATTTGCTACTTCATTTACTGGGATTTTAGCAATCACAGTAGATTTAGGAATCAACACTCAGGTTGTCCGACATATCTCGACAGATTATGACTCTGCTCCAAAATATCTTGGAAATGCAATTCCTTTGAAAAGTATTTTTTCAATTGGATGTATGATATTGACATTAGTAATATTAATTTTAATGAAATCTGATGAACTTGTTATAACTGTTACCTTGCTTTTTACAATTGAAATGATTATTAAATCATACATTGGTCTACTAAATGGATCTTTTCAAGCATTTGAAGAAGGAAAATATCAAGGAATTGGAAATACCATAGTAACTCTATTAACATTAATATTTATTTTAATCTCAATATTTGGTGATTTAGGGCTTATTGGAATTGCTATTTCATATATTATTGCAAATTTTGTTGCATTATTATATGAATATTATGTTCTAAATAAACACATTGTAAAACCAAAATTTGAATTAGATAGAACATTTTGTAAAAGTATTACATTAATTTCAATACCATTTGCAATCACAGGTTTATTATACACAATATATTACTCTATAGATGTAGTAATGCTAACAAACATGGTGGGAAGTTATGCTACAGGAATTTACAATGCAACATATAAATTAATCGCAGTTTTGAACTTATTTTACTCAGTTTATATAGCAGTAATTTTCCCAGTTATGAGTAAGTTCTTTAAAAACGATGAATCAATGCTTTTAATAAGCTTTGAAAAATCAATAAAATATTTAATGCTTATAATTATTCCACTCGCTGTTGGAACTGTATTTTACTCAACCGATATTATAAATTTGATTTATGGAAATAAATATGATGCTGCTTCATCCGTTTTATCCATTTTAATTTGGACAGTATGTTTATTATTTATCAGTGGCGCAGCAAACACACTTTTAAATGCATCCCATAAAGAGGTAACAGTAACTAAAATTTATGCAATTGCTGCAGTATTCAATATAGTCTTAAACTTCTTTATGATTCCATATTTATCATATAATGGGGCAGCCATTACTACTGTCTTAAGTGATGTCTTAATCGTTATTATGCAAGCATATGCAATTTATAAACTTGGACACAGACCTAACAAGAAATTATATTCTGATTTAATTAAAATCATTATTGGATCAGGCATTTTAGGAATTGCACTTTACATGTTAAACTTAAATATGTGGGTTGCAATCCCTGTTGGTATAATAATTTATTTTGCAGTTGTTTATCTATTAAGACTCTTTGATGATAGTGATAAATATATAATAAACGAAATTTTAGGAAAAAATTAAAAATAAAAAACATTCACCCCTTATATTACATGGGGGGACAGCAATATCATAAAAAATCCTAAAAATTTTACTGTTTCTTTAATTTTAAACTAGATACATATATAAAATTAAATTATCTAAATTAAATTATAACATTAAGATATATCAAAGAATTGTTTTAACCAATAATACCTGAAGTGATAATTATGAAAATTGCAACAATATTAGGGACACGACCAGAAATAATTAAAATGGCTCCAATCATCGATGAGATTAATAAGAACGGCATTGAACAAATAATTATACATACTGGCCAACATTATGATAAAGAAATGTCAGATAATTTTTTTAGAGATTTGGAAATTCAAACTCCTGATTATAATATCCATGTTGGATCTGGCACTCATGGTAGACAAACTGGGCGTATGATGGAAGGTATTGAAGAAATATTGTTGAAAGAAAAACCAGATATTGTCCTTGTTCAAGGCGATACAAATGCAGTTCTTGCAGGCGCTCTTGTTTGCGGTAAATTACATATTGCAGTAGGTCATGTTGAAGCGGGATTAAGATCATTTGATATGACAATGCCTGAAGAAATTAATAGAAAAGTTGCTGACATCTGCTCAACAATGTATTTTATTCCAACAGAAAATTCTGCAATTAACTTATTATCTGAAGGTTTTTCCAGGAAAAACTTAATCATAACTGGGAATACAGTTGTAGATGCATGTTTTAGACATCTAGAAATTGCTAAAAAGAGAGGATTTGAAGAGGAATCTCTTAAAAACTTAGATATGGAAAATATGGAAAATATTTTAACACTAACAATGCACCGAGCAGAAAATGTAGACTTTAAAGAAAGAGTGGCTGAAATCATTGCAGCTTTAAAAGAATTAACTGATATGAATGTTATTTTTCCAATTCATCCAAGAACAAAAAATATGCTAGAAAAATTTGGGTTATTTGATGATTTGAAAAATTTAGAACATATCCATATTGTAAAACCCATTGGATATCTTGATTTCTTACTTTTAATTTCTAAATCAACATTAATATTAACTGACTCTGGAGGTCTACAAGAAGAAGCAATAACATTAAATGTACCTGCATTAACATTGCGATATAACACTGAAAGACCCGAAACAGTGACTGCTGGAGGAAATATCCTAGTTGGGTCAGATAAAAAAGTAATCTTAGAGAATGCAAATAAAATTTTAAATGACAAAGATTTTGCGGAAAAAATGAAAAATGCCGTGAACCCATATGGTCAAGGAGATGCTGCTAAAAAAACTGTTTTAGCTATTAAAAACTACTATGATGAAGGTGTTTTAAATATTACTGCACCAGAAGAAATAATGACTTCATTTACAAGAAAAATGACTCAAATAAATGAAGATATTACTGTAAATGAATTTGAATTAAATGAAAATGCATTAATCCATATGGTATTTGATGGAGATAAAATGAGATTTCCGCTAGATGAATTAAACTTAAATGGAATGATAATAATTTATGATAAATATGATGATAACTAAGTTATCATAACATTTTTCTAGAAATAACTCAATTAAATGATTGGAAAAATTAATCTAGATAGAAAACTAACAATACAATTTAAACATAGATATCCTTAAATACAATATTAGAGTTATTATTTTCATGAACAAAAAATACCTCATTGCAATTATTGCAATCCTATTAATAGTTTGTGCTGGCGCTTTCGCACTCACAAATTCATCCAGCAATGCTTCAACAAGCATTGATGCAAATGCACTGGAGGACAGAGGAAACCTTGTTGTTGACTCTGAAAGCTTAGATGAAAATAATGGCTTATATCACACAGACAGTGCTGATTTAAATGCCATTCTTGTTAAAAATAGTGGAACATTAAAACTTGCTAATTCTATAATAAACAAAACAGGAGACACTGCATCCACAGGCGATGACGCGGACTTTTACGGAATCAATTCGGCCATTCTGGTCAATACCAACGGTACTTTAGACATTTCAAATGTTGAAATCAATACAAACTCAAAAGGATCCAACGGTATTTTTGTAACCAATGCCAATGCAAGCAGCGGTTCATCACAAGGCGGTGAAGGAGGCCAACCACCTGAAGCAATGGGCAACGGCGCAGAAGGCCAAGGCGGAGACGGCGGACAACCACCTGAAGCAATGGGCAACGGCGCAGAAGGCCAAGGCGGAGACGGCGGACAACCACCTGAAAAACCTGACGGAAACGGCGGAGGCCCTGGTGAAGCTACAGTTGCAGGAAACACACAGGCTACAATTAAGAATGTTAAAATCACAACACATTCCGATAAATCAAGAGGCCTGGATGCAACCTATAACGGAATAATCAATGCGGAAAATGTCATTATCAACACCGACGGCCAAAGCTGTGCCGCTCTTGCAACAGACAGGGGTGAAGGCCAAGTGCATGTCAAAAACTCAGACATAAACACAGGAGTCAGCAAATCAAGCGGAAGGGGTTCACCTTTAATCTACTCAACAGGAAACATTACCCTGGAAAATACCAAAGGTACATCTTATGTATCCCAGATAGCCTGTATTGAAGGTAAAAACTCCATTGAACTCGAAGATTGTGACCTTAAAGGATACGGAGAAGGAAACCGTCAGGATGGAGATGCATACGTTGACTTGGGTGGAGTATTCATCTATCAAAGTATGAGTGGAGATGCTAGTGTTGGAACAAGCCACTTTAAAGCTTCAAACTCCAAATTGACAATCCCTAATGAATCATCAGTTAACAGTGAAGCACCTATGTTTCATGTAACAAACACCGCTTGCGTTATTGATCTGGACAATACCGAATTGAGCTTTGGCAGCGGAGTATTTTTAGAGATAACCGGCCAGAACCAATGGGGAAATGAAGGATCAAATGGCGGTGTGGCTGAAGTCAACACAAACAACGAAAAAATAAGCGGAAACGTTATTGTTGATGCAATAAGCTCCCTTAACTGGACCATGAAAAACACTGAATTTAAAGGTGTCATCAACTCAACCGGAAACACAACAGTAAATGTTGCTGACGGCTCAACCTGGACATTGACCGGCGACAGTGCCGTTTCCAACCTAAAAGTTTCAGGAAACATCGATTATGGTGACCATACCCTAACAGTCAATGGCCAAAAATACGATAAGTCAAACCCTTTTAAAGGATAGGAAAGATTAATTCTTTCCTAATTTTCTATTTTTATGATAATCTAATCAGATTATCCACTTTATCAAAATCACTATCAAAACTAGCAATCTTAAGAATATCTTCTTTTTTCATTATTGCTACATACATTGCATCAAAAAATGAAATCGTAGAATCATATCTTACAAATTCATTCATTGCTTCATCATATAACGAACTATCATCAACTACATAAAAAAAATTTGGAAGATTTCTGTAGATTTCTAAAATATCTTTTGTTTTGAGTTTATTTTTTAATATTGTGACTGTTTCGGCAATGACTAAATTAGATATTACCAGTTTTTCATTCTTTATCTCATCATAGACCTTAACTGCAGATTCATGCCAATCATCATTTGATACAAATAACCCCACAACAAAAGTAGTGTCTAAAAAAATCATTAAAACACTCCCCTTTTAAAGTCTTTTTTTAAATCTACACTATTTATTTTCTCATTTGCCTTGAATTTTCCAACAAAATCGTCCAGGCATGTTTTATTTTGTGGTGTTTTTTTACGATACATTTTATGTTTTCCTGTAATTTTAGGTGAAGATATTTTTCTTTTTTTATAATTAAAAACATTCATAGTATCACCTAACTTTATATTGAACACCTAACCACATAAATGTTTTCATGAAATCAGAATCTGTTATTTTTAAACTCATGTTTCAATTTAACAGAATCAATATCCTCCACTGCAGAATATTTACCAATCATTTCATCCAATGTTAAATCCTTAATAAAATCCAATTCGACTTTTCCATTATCATTTATTCTCCATTCAACCTTATATGATTTGTCCAGATTAAATTCATTTCGGATTTCAAGAGGAATAACAGTTTGAAATTTGTCATAAATCTTTGTTATACTAACCATTGAAACACTTCCTAACTATAATATAATTTCCTAACTTAATAAAAATAGTGATATGATCTGAAAAAATATCATTGAAAATAAAAAAAAGAAAAAAAGTTCAGCAGTCAAATCCTGCTTCATAAACTTCTTTTAGCAGTTCAGGTTGGGATTTTGCATCACCGATTACTGTAAAGACTGCCTTTTCTGTTGGATTTTTGGAAAAGCTGATGAAATCCCTGATTCCGGTCAACGCATTTCCGTTTGAAGAACCTGCAGCGGTTATGATATAATAATCCTTGTTTTCAAGATGGTTGAATATCGGATAGCATCTGTCGAAGAACCTTTTAAGGGTTCCGCACATTGAATAATAGTATATTGGAGTTGCATATACGATTACGTCCGCTTCCATCATCTTGTCGAGGACTTCTGCAAGGCCGTCTTCCTGGAAACACTTCATTTCAGGGGTTTTGCATTTCATGCATGCCTTGCATGCGTGGAATCTGATTTCTTCAAGGTTGTATTTTACAACCGCATTATCCGCATCAAGCGCTCCTCTTACAAACTCATCGCATAATGTATCTGAGTTTCCCCCAATTCTTGGTGATGAACTTAACACAATAACTTTTTTAGACATGTTTAACACTTTCTTTTTAGTATTATTTATTGGTTTTCAATCCATTCTTTTGCTTTTGAAGTGTCACCCCTGAACCTCATTCCTTTTTCAAAATTTAGTTCAGGATATGTGGCTTGCAGATCACTTACGCATTTGTCGATTCCGGATCCTCCTGAAGTGCAGAAGGCCTTGATTGTTTTTCCACTTAAATCTACACTTTCAATGAAGGTATTTATGATTGAAGGTGCAGTATACCACCATACCGGAAAACCGATGACTACTGTGTCATATCCGCTTACGTCACATGATTCGATGATTGGTGGCCTGAATTCCTTGTCGTTCATTTCAATGGTTGACCTGGAATTTTTGTCTGTCCAATCCAGGTCCTGAGGTGTGTAGATTTCTTCCGGAACAATTTCAAATATGTCATATCCGTTTTCATCAGCTATCTTTTCCGCTACTCCTTTTGTAACCCCGCTGGCTGAAAAATATGCGACTAAAACATTACTCATAATATCACCTATTTAAAGGTAGATTTTAATATCATATAATTGTTTATAGTTTCAAACATATCAAAAATTCCAACCAATTTTATAAAAAAAATCAAATTGACAAATAATATAAACGAATTAAAACAAAATATAAAACATTATAAATTAATGAGGGTAATATAAAATGTCAAAACCTGTCGTTGCAATAACAAGGCCGAAGGATAGGGCTCGAAAGGCTTGTGAAATTGTAGAAAAATTGGGAGGAATACCTGTTTTGGCACCAACACTTGATTTGGAGCCTGTAAACAGCGAATCCTTAAAAGAGTTAGTCAAAAGAAAAGATGAACTTGACTGGATTATATTCACATCCCCAACAACCATAGTTTCACTGAACAAGTTCTATCCTGATTTTCTAAAAAGCCTGGATTGCAAATTGGCTGTTATCGGAAACAAAACAGGAAAGCTTGCTGAAAAAAACGGCCTGACCGTTGATTTGATGCCTGAGGATTTCACAGCCGAGGGCCTTATTGAAGAGTTCAAAAAAAGGAAAATCACTAATCAGGTAATCGGAATTCCAAGAACCGCTTCCGCAAGACCTGTCCTTCCGGAAGAACTTGAAAAGCTTGGAAATGAGGTCATCCTGGCTGAAGCATACAAATCCCTGTTCCCGATGGATGATGATGCAGTAAAGGATTTGATTTCCAAAATCGAAAATAAAAAAATCGATGCAATCACATTCACAAGCCCTTTAACTGTTGAAAACTTTTTCGAAATCGTTGACGACAAAGAAAAGATAGCCAAACTGCTTTCAGAAAACCTATTGACAGTCTGCATAGGTCCGATTACTGCAAGAGCTTTGGAAAAATATGACATTGACCACATTTACCCAGATACTTATACTGTTCCGGACATGATGGAACTATTATTTGAAACTTTAAAATCAAAGTAGGTGTTAGATATGATTACCATATGGCCACAATATTTAAACGAGAAGTTATCCTTAAGTGAAGGTCGTAAAATCTCAAAGGCAGATGCCGTGAAAGACCCCACCTTAAATGAAATTGAAAAAGCATTGAAAAGGCTTGGCCTTTCCTATAATATCGACAAAGAACGTGCATACCCTGGAAAATGGTATGAAAAATCAGGAAGAGTGCTTGTCGAATGGGAAGGAACAAAACTGGAATTAATAAGAGAAGTTAGTTCAAAAATTAAGGAAATAAGAAACTGATTAATATGCAAATACCACAATTGATGCACGAACAATACCTCCAGGCAAAAGAGATTATCGAAAACAGTGACGACATCAAGATTTACTCACATATCGACTGTGACGGTATCTGTTCAGGTGCAATACTATCAACCATACTAGACAGACAGAACAAAGAGCATGACATAGAATTCGTGAACCTGGATGTTCTGGACGATATCGAGCTTGACCATGACCTGACAATATTTTCCGATTTGGGTTCAGGTCAAAACATTACCGGAAAAGCCAAAAAAGGCCAGAAGATAATTGTCCTAGACCACCACCCTCCATTAAGGGATCTGGATTACAAGAATGACAAGGATTATACCTACCTGGAAATCAATCCGATGCACCACGGCATTGACGGATCATATTATGTCTGCGGCGGAGGATTATGCTATTTCCTTGCAAAGGAATTCGGATATACTGACTTGAGCTGGATTGGAGTTCTATCCGCAATTGGAGATATGCAGAATACAAAAACCGGACATTTCGAAGGCTTGAATAAAATCATCCAGCAGGATGCAATCGATGGAGGATATCTTGGAGTAATCAAAAGCGACATCAACATTTACGGAAGAAATACCCGACCGTTATTTGTTGCGCTTTCATACTTCAGCGATGTCAGATTGCCTATTACAAACAACACCACAGAAACCATGGCTATTTTAGAAGAGCTGGAAATTGATGAAAAACACAACAGGAAAACCTTGAATGAATTGACAATGGAAGAAAAGGCCAGACTTTACCAACGCCTTGTTGAAATGATTTCAAAAGTTGTTCCCGGAAGGTATGTCAGATACGTTCCCCAACTAATCATCGGCGATTCATATACTTTCCTAAAAGAAGATGAACACAGCTTTTTAAGGGACGGTTCAGAATTTTCGACTGCAATGAATGCGTGCGGAAGAAACCATGAGGAAAAGATTGCAATGGAAGTCCTGAAAGGGGACAGATTCGAGTCCCTTGATGAACTTGAAGCTGTAAGCCTTGACCATAGGCGCAATTTAGCCCAAGCAATTGCCAAAGTGGCTGAAGGCGATGAAACCAACATTGTTGAGATGGACAATCTGCAGTACTTCGACGGTGATGGAATCAAACCTGAAATCGTTGGAACAATAACCGGAATGATTCTGGGCTATTGCGACTGGAAAAAACCTATCATAGGATTTACACAAACCGACAGCGACGGGATTAAGGTTTCGCTTAGATGTTCAAGATTGCTTTCCTATGACGGAATTCATTTCGGAAATATAATCCGTAAAATTGCCGGAGAAGTTGGAGGAACCGGCGGAGGGCACGCAATGGCTTGCGGAGCATACATACCAATTGATAAAAAATCAGATTTCCTTGAACGTTTTAACAATGAATTAGAAGGAAAAATAACAAATTAATATATATAATATAAAGATAAAATATAATAATAATCAATATACATTGAGGAATGAATATGATGAAGGCATTTAAAAAGAGAGGCGCATTAACTCACTTTCAAATTTTGAGTGAAATATCAAAACAAGACCCTCACCTTAAACAAAAAGATTTGGCTAACAAACTAGGAATTACTATTCAAGCAGTATCCGAAAACATCAAAACACTAATCGAGTTGGGTTACATCACTTCAAAGGACGGCAGGTCCCCTTATAAAATCACTCAAGCAGGTATTGATAAAGTTAAAAAAGATGCTATAAGCTTAAGGAAATATTCAGATGCAGTTCTGGAAACAATGAACCATTATAAAACCATCTGGCCCGCAATTGCAAAAGAAGACCTCAAAAAAGATGATGTCGTTGGTCTTTTTATGGAAGATGGTGTATTATACGCTCATAAAAAAGAGGAAAATGCAACAGGTATCGTTTTAGAGGATGCTGAAGCGGAAATGGATGTCTCATTGACCAATCTTACCGGAATTATCGATATGAGCGTTGGCGAAGTTACAGTCATCAATGTTCCAACCATCAAAAACGGCGGATCCAAAGCATGTGATTTGGAACTGATTAAAAATGTCTATGACAAAGGAACCAACAGCGGAGAAAAAATCGATAAGATTGCTGTAGCAGGTACAGTTTCACGTGCTGTAGTCAAAAAATTAGGCTTGCCGATAGATATCGAATACGCAGCGCCACAAGCAACAGCTAATGCGGCCCGTAAAGGATTGAATGTTCTTGCCATTTGCGTCGGTGATATGAGCAAAGCATTTACCCGCGAACTTGAAGCTGAAAAAATCAAATACAACATTATTGATGGTGGAAAATAATTAATTTTCCCTTATCTTTTTTAATAATCCCGCAGCTAATTCTTCAACACTAGAATCATTAGTTGCGCTGTTTTTTATTATTTCAACATAATTGTCCAAATCATCATTCTTTATGGACTTCTTGACTTCCTCAATTATCAGTTTATTTTTAATGTCGTCTATTTGCCTAAGCGTGGGGACTTCCTTTTCAACAATATTTGTCTTGTCTGACTTCTGGATATTCTTAAATCTTGACATTTCGTCTGGAGCAACCAATGTAAACGCATAGCCTGTTTTTCCGGCACGTGCGGTTCTTCCTATCCTGTGGATATAGTCATCAAGGTTTTGTGGAACGTCATAGTTTACAACAAATCCCACATTATCAACATCAAGGCCCCGTGCTGCAACGTCTGTGGCAACCAGAATGTTTATGTTGCCGTTCCTGAACTTGTTCATCACCTTGTCCCTTGTCTTTTGGGTCATGTCCCCATGAAGGGCATCAACGGAATACTCCTCTTTTTTCAGGTGTTTTTTTACAAAATCAACGCTTTTTTTAGTATTGCAGAATATTAATCCCAATTTAATGTCATATGCCTCAATCAATCGGGTCAGGTTTTCAAACTTATCCTTAGCATCACACCTATATGAATATTGGGTGATTTTTGGAATATTCTGCTTTTTATTGGCTATCTTAATGAATTTGGGATTCTTCTGATATTTTTCAGCGATTTTTCTTATCTCTTTGGGTATGGTTGCTGAAAAAAGCAAGGTCTGTCTCTGGCGAGGAGTAGTTTCCAAAATCTCTTCAATATCCTCCCTAAAACCCATTTCAAGCATTTCATCCGCTTCATCCAGAACGACACTTTCAACACCAATCAAATCCAGGTTGCCTCTTTGAATATGGTCGATTACACGGCCGGGGGTTCCAACAACAATGTGAACTCCCTTTTTCAATACTCTTGTTTGCTTTCCGATTGGCTGGCCCCCATACACTGCCAATATCTTAAGTTTTTTAATATTTGCTCCAAGCTTTGTCATTTCATCAGCCACCTGCATGCACAATTCCCTTGTCGGACACAGGATAATGGCTTGGGGAGACTTGTCCGGAATAAAGATCTTTTCAAGCACAGGAACTGCAAAAGCTATTGTTTTACCGGAACCGGTCTGTGCCTGTGCAGTTATATCAATGCCTTTTAAAGCCACAGGTATTGCCTTTTCCTGAATTGGGGTTGCCTTGTCAAATCCCATTTTGTCAATAGCTTTCCTGATATCATCTGAAATGTTCAAATCACTGAAATTCATCATGTTAATATTTAAAAAACTAGATATTTAAAAATTTACATCAGCGTGGATTGGACGGAATCCTGAGGAAAATCATGCAGATAATCGAAAATCTCATTGTGATTGTTTAAAATCCCATTTTCCTCGGTTCTCTTTTGAAAGATTCTCATCAGCTTATCGTTGTTTGGAGACGAAATTGAATAGCTGTCACCATATCTCCGGATATATTCATCCTTCAAGCCTGGAAAACTTTCATCCAGCCTTTCATAAAAGTACTCGCGGTTGCCTTGCCTTAAAGTCATGCCCATTCCAAAACAGATTATTCCATAAACATTGGTCTCTATGCAATAGTCCAAGATCCTGCTGATGTTTTCCTCATCATCATTGATATGTGGAAGAATCGGGGAAAGCCAGACGACAGTTGGAATATCGGCCTCGTCAAACCTTTTTAGAACTTCAACCCTTCTTGATGTCGGACAGACATTGGGCTCCAGAATCCTGCACAGCCCATCATCGGCCGTTGTTATTGTCATCTGTACAACAACTTTCGATTTTTCATTTATTTTTTTAAGCAGGTCCAAATCCCTTAAAATCAAATCGGACTTTGTGATGCATGTAAATCCAAATCCGTATCTATAAATCAGCTCCAGGGATTTTCTTACATACTCCAAATTTTTTTCAAGCGGAACATACGGGTCTGTCATTGAACCTGTTCCTATCATGGATTTTGGGCGTTTTATGAGTTCCTTTTTAAGCAGCTCAAGGGCATTTTCCTTAACTTCAATGTCCTCAAAGCTATGGCCCATATTGTAGATGTCGCTTCTTGAATCGCAGTATATGCAACCAT from Methanobrevibacter sp. YE315 encodes:
- a CDS encoding glycosyltransferase family 2 protein, which gives rise to MYYLTMIIPVFNSDDCISDAINSVINQTIGFENIELIVVDDCSTDNTRDVINDYEKRYPNVKGIFLDKNNGGAGIPRNIGIKNASSKYLMFMDADDEYEKDACEVFYNKIVETNADFVYSNWTWVAGDKTSKTSHQCLSETQEFTFENGENIKEYYKYYRGGMCAAIYNKEFVISNDIKCHKELGEDGYFSLNSFFHAKKVVFLDYFGYYNKLRESDEKPSITNVRDEKMFWSRVRSIHLFNDLLEEYGAHNKQFLLKREIKVILYQVYMIRPGVTNKKRKEFFKVINNLEKEFNINKFNNFIFDFLNYFVINEHYTVAILMSRTLGYMFSKPKIRKILRKINM
- a CDS encoding signal recognition particle subunit SRP19/SEC65 family protein, which encodes MITIWPQYLNEKLSLSEGRKISKADAVKDPTLNEIEKALKRLGLSYNIDKERAYPGKWYEKSGRVLVEWEGTKLELIREVSSKIKEIRN
- a CDS encoding type II toxin-antitoxin system VapC family toxin codes for the protein MIFLDTTFVVGLFVSNDDWHESAVKVYDEIKNEKLVISNLVIAETVTILKNKLKTKDILEIYRNLPNFFYVVDDSSLYDEAMNEFVRYDSTISFFDAMYVAIMKKEDILKIASFDSDFDKVDNLIRLS
- a CDS encoding flavodoxin family protein, with translation MSKKVIVLSSSPRIGGNSDTLCDEFVRGALDADNAVVKYNLEEIRFHACKACMKCKTPEMKCFQEDGLAEVLDKMMEADVIVYATPIYYYSMCGTLKRFFDRCYPIFNHLENKDYYIITAAGSSNGNALTGIRDFISFSKNPTEKAVFTVIGDAKSQPELLKEVYEAGFDC
- a CDS encoding uroporphyrinogen-III synthase; translated protein: MSKPVVAITRPKDRARKACEIVEKLGGIPVLAPTLDLEPVNSESLKELVKRKDELDWIIFTSPTTIVSLNKFYPDFLKSLDCKLAVIGNKTGKLAEKNGLTVDLMPEDFTAEGLIEEFKKRKITNQVIGIPRTASARPVLPEELEKLGNEVILAEAYKSLFPMDDDAVKDLISKIENKKIDAITFTSPLTVENFFEIVDDKEKIAKLLSENLLTVCIGPITARALEKYDIDHIYPDTYTVPDMMELLFETLKSK
- a CDS encoding flippase, which produces MSQVQTIFKNMSWLLISQIIASICGFIWTILMARYLGVSNYGIFGFATSFTGILAITVDLGINTQVVRHISTDYDSAPKYLGNAIPLKSIFSIGCMILTLVILILMKSDELVITVTLLFTIEMIIKSYIGLLNGSFQAFEEGKYQGIGNTIVTLLTLIFILISIFGDLGLIGIAISYIIANFVALLYEYYVLNKHIVKPKFELDRTFCKSITLISIPFAITGLLYTIYYSIDVVMLTNMVGSYATGIYNATYKLIAVLNLFYSVYIAVIFPVMSKFFKNDESMLLISFEKSIKYLMLIIIPLAVGTVFYSTDIINLIYGNKYDAASSVLSILIWTVCLLFISGAANTLLNASHKEVTVTKIYAIAAVFNIVLNFFMIPYLSYNGAAITTVLSDVLIVIMQAYAIYKLGHRPNKKLYSDLIKIIIGSGILGIALYMLNLNMWVAIPVGIIIYFAVVYLLRLFDDSDKYIINEILGKN
- the wecB gene encoding non-hydrolyzing UDP-N-acetylglucosamine 2-epimerase is translated as MKIATILGTRPEIIKMAPIIDEINKNGIEQIIIHTGQHYDKEMSDNFFRDLEIQTPDYNIHVGSGTHGRQTGRMMEGIEEILLKEKPDIVLVQGDTNAVLAGALVCGKLHIAVGHVEAGLRSFDMTMPEEINRKVADICSTMYFIPTENSAINLLSEGFSRKNLIITGNTVVDACFRHLEIAKKRGFEEESLKNLDMENMENILTLTMHRAENVDFKERVAEIIAALKELTDMNVIFPIHPRTKNMLEKFGLFDDLKNLEHIHIVKPIGYLDFLLLISKSTLILTDSGGLQEEAITLNVPALTLRYNTERPETVTAGGNILVGSDKKVILENANKILNDKDFAEKMKNAVNPYGQGDAAKKTVLAIKNYYDEGVLNITAPEEIMTSFTRKMTQINEDITVNEFELNENALIHMVFDGDKMRFPLDELNLNGMIIIYDKYDDN
- a CDS encoding flavodoxin; this translates as MSNVLVAYFSASGVTKGVAEKIADENGYDIFEIVPEEIYTPQDLDWTDKNSRSTIEMNDKEFRPPIIESCDVSGYDTVVIGFPVWWYTAPSIINTFIESVDLSGKTIKAFCTSGGSGIDKCVSDLQATYPELNFEKGMRFRGDTSKAKEWIENQ